From Methanocella paludicola SANAE, a single genomic window includes:
- a CDS encoding SDH family Clp fold serine proteinase — translation MQTIDALTAIWNVLTNFWFLLFVIIIIIPVLQRYFINRARKRILTRISRERKSQVITIIHRQETIAFLGIPLSRYIDIDDSEEVLRAIRMTPADTPIDLIMHTPGGIALAATQIALALKAHPAPKRVIVPHYAMSGGTLIALAADEILMDPHAVLGPVDPQLTDGQGAYAASSIIKVVKEKPIERISDRTLIMADDARKALEQMRGLIREILKGKCGDDKTGLVIEELVSGKYTHDYPIFPEKARELLGDCVKVGIPESVYDLMDFYKAESGARKPGVEYIPVAPPGREQKR, via the coding sequence ATGCAGACCATAGATGCGCTTACTGCCATATGGAACGTCCTGACGAACTTCTGGTTCCTCTTATTCGTCATCATAATCATCATCCCGGTCCTCCAGCGCTATTTTATTAACCGGGCCAGGAAGCGGATCCTTACCCGTATCTCGAGGGAGCGGAAATCGCAGGTCATCACCATCATACACAGGCAGGAGACCATCGCGTTCCTGGGCATTCCCCTCTCCCGCTACATCGACATCGACGACAGCGAGGAAGTGCTCCGGGCCATCCGTATGACCCCGGCGGACACGCCTATCGACCTCATCATGCACACGCCTGGCGGCATCGCCCTTGCGGCGACGCAGATAGCGCTGGCGCTGAAGGCGCACCCGGCCCCGAAAAGGGTCATCGTGCCCCACTACGCCATGAGCGGGGGCACGCTCATCGCCCTTGCGGCGGACGAGATACTCATGGACCCCCATGCCGTCCTCGGCCCTGTGGACCCTCAGCTTACTGACGGCCAGGGCGCCTACGCCGCCTCATCGATCATAAAGGTGGTAAAAGAGAAGCCCATCGAAAGGATAAGCGACCGTACCCTGATCATGGCGGACGACGCCCGTAAGGCGCTGGAGCAGATGAGAGGCCTGATCAGGGAGATCTTGAAAGGCAAGTGCGGCGATGATAAGACGGGGCTCGTCATCGAGGAGCTGGTGAGTGGCAAGTACACGCACGACTATCCCATTTTCCCCGAGAAGGCCCGGGAGCTGCTGGGCGACTGTGTCAAGGTCGGTATACCCGAGAGCGTCTACGACCTCATGGACTTTTACAAGGCGGAGTCCGGGGCGAGGAAGCCGGGCGTCGAGTACATACCTGTGGCGCCGCCCGGGAGGGAACAGAAGCGGTAA
- a CDS encoding RAD55 family ATPase, whose product MKKIKTGILGLDGLLDGGFNEHSASILVGSAGTGKTTMALQFLRKGLEAGNEAIYITLEESRDQIMAEAKSMGWEDIGAHVENGSLVFLEAAGKDLADFIKEELPQFVDDWKGSHARIVIDPLTPVIWAFDDKYEQRMLVSQLFKETKKVGTVLSTIEEYSGQGGEETVIPMYLADTIVRIYTLGPGTAGNRMLTVLKSRQSWHSELTYPYRFVLGIGIVLDTSEMDGKRMKKLTPDLKLAINNAAASLPKREAEQIKGIVKYLERADLGDMEPEQIVHMLIEDYKGDEKVLDEPKVAS is encoded by the coding sequence ATGAAGAAGATAAAGACTGGCATACTGGGATTGGACGGCCTCCTTGACGGAGGGTTCAATGAACATTCGGCGAGCATACTCGTGGGCTCCGCCGGCACCGGAAAGACTACCATGGCCCTGCAATTCTTAAGAAAAGGCCTGGAAGCGGGGAACGAAGCCATCTACATCACGCTCGAGGAATCGAGGGACCAGATCATGGCCGAGGCGAAGAGCATGGGCTGGGAGGACATCGGCGCCCACGTCGAGAACGGCTCGCTGGTCTTCCTCGAGGCCGCCGGCAAGGACCTGGCGGACTTCATCAAGGAGGAGCTCCCTCAGTTCGTGGACGACTGGAAGGGCTCGCACGCCCGCATCGTCATCGACCCGCTAACGCCCGTCATATGGGCTTTCGACGACAAGTACGAGCAGCGCATGCTCGTCTCGCAGTTATTCAAGGAAACGAAGAAGGTCGGCACCGTCCTGAGCACTATCGAGGAGTACAGCGGCCAGGGCGGGGAGGAGACCGTCATTCCCATGTACCTGGCGGACACCATCGTCCGCATCTACACGCTGGGCCCGGGCACGGCCGGTAACCGTATGCTGACCGTGTTAAAGTCCCGCCAGTCCTGGCACAGCGAGCTCACGTACCCGTACCGTTTCGTGCTGGGCATCGGCATCGTGCTCGACACCAGCGAGATGGACGGGAAGCGCATGAAGAAGCTCACGCCCGATCTCAAGCTCGCCATCAACAACGCCGCCGCCAGCCTGCCGAAGCGGGAAGCGGAGCAGATCAAGGGCATCGTAAAGTACCTGGAGAGGGCGGACCTGGGGGACATGGAGCCCGAGCAGATCGTCCACATGCTCATTGAGGACTACAAGGGCGACGAGAAGGTCCTCGACGAGCCTAAGGTGGCCAGCTAG
- a CDS encoding aspartate kinase, with protein MRLVMKFGGTSVGDGPRIRNVAKLVKRYYDEGNEVIAVASAMTGITDKLYEMAQTAKDTCNIADIEKSFSEVASRHAAAIDGAIDDPEIKKEVSLIIEQRLSELKNALVAVCYLGELTNRSLAYIYSFGERMSVPILSASLRSMGVESVALAGGEAGVITDSKFESAKPDPITDVRVKEKLMPLLKKGTLPVVTGFVAANPSGTITVLGRGGSDYSASIIGAAIDADEIWIYTDVNGIMTTDPRIVPEARTLSCVTYLEAMEMSYFGAKVLHPKTIEPAVKKGIPVRVLNTFQPDHPGTVVLMKDASGNGNLIKAVTMIKNIALINISGAALSGTPGTAGRIFSALGKEDINIIMISQASSEFNVSLAVDGAQADRAIAALRKEFSEDLAHNVTCNNNVCVIAVVGERMAGSPGVAGRLFTALGGSNINIRMISQGSSEANISFVVNKDDAQKAVKVLHDVFDLNKL; from the coding sequence ATGAGGCTCGTCATGAAATTCGGCGGTACGTCGGTGGGCGACGGACCGAGGATCAGGAACGTCGCTAAGCTCGTGAAGAGGTACTACGACGAAGGGAACGAGGTCATCGCCGTAGCGTCGGCCATGACAGGCATTACCGATAAGCTTTACGAGATGGCGCAGACCGCGAAGGATACCTGCAACATCGCCGATATCGAGAAGAGCTTCAGCGAGGTGGCCTCGAGGCACGCGGCCGCCATCGACGGCGCCATCGACGACCCGGAAATAAAGAAGGAAGTCTCGCTCATCATCGAGCAGCGGCTGTCCGAGCTCAAGAACGCCCTCGTGGCAGTGTGCTATTTAGGCGAGCTGACGAACAGGTCGCTGGCCTACATCTACTCGTTCGGCGAGCGCATGAGCGTTCCCATCCTATCGGCATCGCTGCGCTCCATGGGCGTCGAGTCAGTGGCGCTTGCCGGCGGCGAGGCGGGCGTCATCACCGATAGCAAGTTCGAGAGCGCGAAGCCGGACCCCATCACCGACGTCAGGGTGAAAGAAAAGCTCATGCCACTATTAAAGAAGGGGACACTACCGGTCGTCACGGGCTTCGTGGCCGCGAACCCGAGCGGCACCATCACCGTGCTGGGCCGGGGCGGCTCGGACTACAGCGCCTCCATCATCGGCGCGGCCATCGACGCAGACGAGATCTGGATCTACACGGACGTCAACGGCATCATGACCACCGACCCCCGGATCGTCCCCGAGGCGAGGACGCTGTCCTGCGTGACCTATCTGGAGGCCATGGAGATGTCCTACTTCGGCGCCAAGGTGCTCCACCCGAAGACCATCGAGCCCGCAGTGAAAAAAGGAATACCTGTAAGAGTCCTCAACACGTTCCAGCCCGACCACCCGGGCACTGTCGTGCTCATGAAGGACGCCTCCGGCAACGGGAACCTCATCAAGGCCGTCACCATGATCAAGAACATCGCGTTGATAAACATCAGCGGCGCGGCGCTCTCCGGCACTCCGGGAACGGCCGGCCGCATCTTTTCGGCGCTCGGCAAAGAGGACATCAACATCATCATGATCAGCCAGGCCTCGAGCGAGTTCAACGTGTCGCTTGCCGTCGACGGCGCGCAGGCCGACCGGGCCATTGCGGCCCTCCGGAAAGAGTTCAGCGAGGACCTGGCCCATAACGTCACCTGCAACAACAACGTGTGCGTCATCGCGGTAGTCGGAGAAAGGATGGCGGGCTCGCCGGGCGTCGCCGGCAGGCTGTTCACGGCGCTGGGCGGCAGCAACATCAACATCAGGATGATCAGCCAGGGCTCCTCGGAGGCGAACATCTCCTTCGTGGTGAACAAGGACGACGCCCAGAAAGCCGTGAAGGTCCTTCACGACGTCTTTGACCTGAATAAGCTCTAA